A segment of the Pseudomonas serboccidentalis genome:
CAACGACTTCGTTACTCGAATGGTCGAACGCGGCTACACCGACAAACAGGTACGGCTTCTTTCCGAATGGTACCTACGGGTCCGCAAATCGCAATAAAGCAGCTGCAAGCTTCTAGCGACAAGCTGCAAGAGAACAGCAGAGACCGGTTTCGGGAACGGGAGAGCTTTCACTTGCAGCTTGAGGCTTATGACTTGAAGCTCCCCGGAGGGGTCTATGAGCTATGTGATCGACCGACGTCTCAATGGCAAGAACAAGAGCACGGTAAACCGCCAGCGTTTCCTGCGGCGTTACCGTGATCACATCAAGAAGGCTGTCGAAGAGGCGGTCAGCCGGCGTTCCATTACTGACATGGAACACGGCGAGCAGATCAGTATTCCCGGTCGCGACATCGACGAACCGGTGCTTCACCACGGCCGCGGCGGCAAGCAGACTGTGGTTCATCCCGGCAACAAGGAATTCACCGCCGGCGAACACATCGCCAGGCCACCGGGAGGTGGCGGCGGGCGCGGGCCGGGCAAGGCTGGCAATTCCGGCGAGGGCATGGACGAGTTCGTCTTCCAGATCACCCAGGAAGAATTCCTTGAGTTCATGTTCGAAGACCTCGAACTGCCCAACCTGGTCAAACGCAACCTGAGCGGCACCGACACCTTCAAGACCGTTCGCGCAGGGATCAGCAACGAAGGCAACCCGTCACGGATAAACATCATCCGCACCCTGCGCTCGGCCCACGCGCGACGCATTGCGCTGTCCGGCAGCAGCCGCGCCAAGCTGCGCGAAGCCAAAGAAGAGCTGGCACGCCTCAAACGCGAAGAACCAGACAACTTCGGCGATATTCAGGAACTTGAAGCGGAAATCGAGCGGCTCAGCGCGCGCATCCATCGCGTGCCGTTTCTCGACACCTTCGATTTGAAATACAACCTGCTGGTCAAACAGCCCAACCCCAGCTCCAAAGCCGTGATGTTCTGTCTGATGGACGTTTCGGGTTCCATGACCCAGGCCACCAAGGATATCGCCAAGCGCTTTTTCATCCTGTTGTACCTGTTCCTCAAGCGTAACTACGACAAGATCGACGTGGTGTTCATCCGCCATCACACCAGCGCCCGGGAAGTGGACGAAGAAGAGTTCTTCTATTCGCGGGAAACCGGCGGCACCATCGTTTCCAGCGCCCTGAAACTGATGCAGGAGATCATGGCCGAGCGCTATCCGAGCAACGAGTGGAACATCTACGCCGCACAAGCCTCCGACGGCGACAACTGGAACGATGACTCGCCGATCTGCCGCGACATCCTGATCAACCAGATCATGCCGTTTGTGCAGTACTACACTTATGTGGAGATCACCCCACGCGAACACCAGGCCCTCTGGTACGAATACGAACGCATCGCCGAAGCCTTTTCCGACACGTTTGCCCAGCAGCAGCTGGTCTCGGCCGGGGATATCTATCCGGTCTTCCGTGAACTCTTCCAGCGCAGGTTAGTGACATGACCGCCAAAGAGCAGAAACGCCAACCCATTTCCACCGGCTCCGAATGGACGTTCGAGCTGATTCAGGCCTACGACCGCGAGATCGCCCGGATTGCGGCCGGCTACGCCCTGGATACCTATCCCAACCAGATCGAAGTGATCACCGCCGAACAGATGATGGATGCCTATGCCTCGGTCGGCATGCCGCTGGGCTATCACCACTGGTCCTATGGCAAACACTTCCTCAGCACCGAGAAATCCTACAGCCGCGGGCAGATGGGGCTGGCCTACGAGATTGTGATCAACTCGGACCCGTGCATCGCCTACCTGATGGAAGAAAACACCATCTGCATGCAGGCACTGGTGGTGGCTCACGCGTGCTACGGCCATAACAGCTTCTTCAAGGGCAACTACCTGTTCCGCACCTGGACCGACGCCAGTTCGATCATCGACTACCTGGTGTTCGCCAAGCAGTACATCATGCAGTGCGAGGAGCGCCACGGTATCGATGCGGTGGAGGACTTGCTCGACTCCTGCCATGCGCTGATGAACTACGGCGTCGATCGCTACAAACGTCCATATCCGATTTCCGCCGAAGAAGAACGCCGGCGGCAAAAGGACCGCGAAGAACACATGCAGAAGCAGATCAACGATCTGTGGCGCACCATCCCCAAAGGCGCAGACAAATACAGCGACAAGGACAACGCCCGCTTCCCGGCCGAGCCGCAGGAAAACATCCTGTACTTCATCGAAAAACACGCCCCGCTGCTGGAGCCGTGGCAGCGGGAAATCGTGCGCATCGTGCGCAAGATCGCCCAGTACTTCTATCCACAACGCCAGACCCAGGTGATGAACGAAGGCTGGGCCACATTCTGGCACTACACGCTGATGAACGACCTGTATGACGAAGGCCTGGTGACCGACGGATTCATGATGGAATTCCTCACCTCGCACACCAGCGTGGTGTTCCAGCCAGGTTTCGACAGCCCTTACTACAGCGGGATCAACCCTTATGCACTGGGTTTCGCGATGTATCGCGACATCCGCCGCATGTGCGAAAACCCTACCGAGGAGGACCGGCGCTGGTTCCCGGACATCGCCGGTTCCGACTGGCTGTCGAGCATCAAGTTCGCCATGAGCAGCTTCAAGGACGAGAGCTTCATCCTGCAGTACCTGTCACCCAAGGTCATCCGCGACCTCAAGCTGTTCAGCATCCTCGATGACGACCAGAAGGACGATCTGCTGGTACCGGCGATCCACGACGAAACCGGTTACCGGATCATTCGTGAAACCCTGGCCGCGCAATACAACCTCGGCAACCGCGAGCCGAACGTGCAGATCTACAGCATCGACCGGCGCGGCGACCGTTCCCTGACCCTGCGTCATCAGCAGCATGACCGCAAACCATTGGGCGATTCCACCGAAGAGGTACTCAAACATCTGCATCGGTTGTGGGGCTTCGACATTCACCTGGAAACCCTGCAGGGCGACCAGATCATGAAAACTCACCACGTACCGCCACGCAACGAACACAGTGAAGGGGATTACGGCAGGCTCGATCTGGCCGTCATTCATCTTTGATCCGGTTTTGACCTCCGAAAGTCCGGCGCAAGGGTTATCCTGTCGGGCCAACGGAGGTTTTTTATGCAGATTTACAAGGTCGGCGGCGCAGTACGTGATCGCCTGCTCGGGCTACCGGTTACCGATGTCGATTGGGTAGTGGTCGGTGCCACGACAGAAGAGATGCTCGCCCAGGGGTATCGCCCGGTCGGCGCGGATTTTCCGGTGTTCCTTCATCCCAAAACCGGCGAGGAATACGCCCTCGCCCGCACTGAGCGTAAAAGCGGCCGTGGGTATGGTGGCTTCACCTTTCACGCCAGCCCCGAAGTCAGCCTTGAAGAAGACCTCATTCGCCGCGATCTGACGATCAACGCAATGGCTGAGGACGGTCAGCAGAATCTGACCGACCCTTATCACGGCCAACGCGACCTCGAAAATCGAATCCTGCGCCACGTTTCCCCGGCGTTTGCCGAAGATCCGCTCCGGGTACTGCGCGTTGCTCGCTTCGCTGCTCGCTATGCCGGACTGGGTTTTACCGTTGCCCCTGAGACCCTTGAGCTGATGCGTCAGCTCAGCGAGTCCGGCGAGCTGCAAGCCCTGACCGCCGAGCGCAGCTGGAAAGAGATCTCCCGGGCACTGATGGAAGATCAGCCACAGGTGTTCATTCAGGTACTGCGCGACTGCGGCGCATTGAAGGTCTTGATGCCGGAAGTGGATGCGCTGTTTGGCGTACCGCAACCGGAGGCTCATCACCCGGAAATCGACAGCGGCATCCACACCCTGAGCGTGCTCGAACAAGCGGCACGGCACAAACAGCCGCTGACCGTGCGCTGGGCCTGCCTGCTGCACGACCTCGGCAAAGGCCTGACACCGGAAGAAGAATGGCCACGGCACATCGCCCACGAGCACAAAGGGCTGAAGCTGATCAAAGCGGTCAACGAACGCTTCAAGGCCCCGAAGGATTGTCAGGAACTCGCGCTGCTGGTCGGCCAGTACCACACCCATGGTCACCGTGCACTGGAACTGAAGGCGTCGACCTTGCTGGAATTACTGCAGAGTTTTGACGTGTATCGCCGCCCGCAGCGTTTTGAGGAATTCATCGTCGCGTGCGAGATGGATGCACGAGGACGCAAAGGGTTGGAGCAGCGCAGTTATCCACAGGCGGATTATCTGCGCGGCGCAGCTACTGTCGCGCGTGGCGTGGCGGTGCAACCGTTGCTGGAGAAGGGATTCAAGGGCCCGGAGTTGGGTGAAGCACTCAAGCGTGAACGACTCAAGGCGTTGAAGGCATACAAGGAAAGCCGCTAAGGCAAGATCAAAAGATTCGGTGGGGTCAGTTGCGCGCCGCGCCATTCAAAAGCCACCGGCGCCAACACCTGATCGATCTGCGCCTCGGCCCACAACGCCGCGAAGCTTTTTCCCACCCCCGGATGCACCCGATCCGGCGCAATCAGCGACAGCGGCCACAGCACAAAGGCGTTTTTCAGGATTTCGGCACGGGGCAGGATCAAACCGTCGAAGTTACCCGTCAGGTCGCCGTACAACAGCACGTCGATATCCAGCGGCAAACCCTTGCGGTCCGGTGCATAGCGACCGTTATCGGCCTCGATGAATTTCAAGCGCCGATCAAGCTCCATCAACGGCAGATCGGTAAACGCCGAGACCACGAAGTTGAAGAACGGTCCGCTCTTGATTCCCACCGGTTGGCTCTCGAACACCGCCGAACAGCGGATATCCACCAAGAATGTCGCCAAAGCATCGAGCCCGGCGCGCAAATGGGTTTCGCGCTCGATATTGCTACCGAGCCCGAGGTACACCTGAGTCAGCGACATCCGCGCTCGATCTCCACGCCCACGCCACCCTTGGCCGCCGGCACAGCGCCAGGCTTGGTCAGTTTCAGGCGAACCCAGGTGATTTTGAACTCGGCCATCAGCACTTCGACCAGACGCTCGGCAAAGGTCTCGACCAGTTGGAACTGCGCCTGCTCGGCAAAGGCCTGGATACGCGTGGAAACACTGGCGTAATCGAGCGCCAGGGTCAGGTCGTCACCGGCCGCTGCCGGGCGATTGTCCCAGGCGAAGCTCAGGTCAAGACGCAGACACTGTCGGATGCCGCGCTCCCAGTCGTAGGCACCGATCACGGTGTCGACTTCCAGGCCCTCGATAAACACTCTGTCCAAGCACTTTTCTCCGCTGCACGACAAGGGCGCAATGCGCCGTTAGAATCAGGGCGTCCTCGCCCGGAATAGTTAGCATGTTTTGGTTACTGGCGACTCTCGCCTACCTGCTCGGCTCTCTGTCCTTCGCCATTTTGCTCAGCCGCCTGACCGGAAACCCGGATCCGCGAATGAGTGGCTCGGGTAATGCCGGCGCCACCAACATGCTGCGCCTGGCCGGCCGCAAACTCGCGATCCTGACCTTGCTGGGTGATCTGTGCAAAGGCCTGGTGCCGGTGCTGATCGCAGCGGCCGTGGGCCTTTCGCTACAGGATCAGGCCTGGATCGGCGTCTGCGCCGTGATCGGTCACCTGTTCCCGCTGTACTTCCGCTTTCGCGGCGGCAAAGGCGTCGCCACCGCTGCCGGCATGCTGCTGGGCCTGTATCCGCCCGCCGCACTGTTGGCGGTGTGCGCCTGGCTACTGACGTTCTACCTGACCCGCACCAGCTCGCTGGCGGCGCTGATCGCCACGCCCCTGACCCTGCCATTGCTGGCCTGGCAGGAACCGGAGGCGCTGCTGCCGATGAGCGCGTTGACGCTACTGATCGTCTGGCGCCACCGCGGCAATCTACGCGACCTGTTTGCCGGGCGCGAACGGCATTTTTAAATACCGCTCATCAACGCCACTCATCACAGCGCCGACAACTGCTCCATCGGCCAGCGTGCCTGCACGCTGATCGCCAGACTTTCCTGCTGACCGGCCTGCAAACGCTGGCAACCGGCAAACGCGATCATCGCGCCATTGTCGGTGCAGAACTCGGGACGGGCATAGAACACATCGCCCTTCATGTCACCGAGCATCTTTTCCAGCGAAACGCGCAACGCCTTGTTGGCGCTGACGCCGCCGGCGATCACCAGACGCTTCATCCCGGCCTGTTTCAGGGCACGCTTGCACTTGATGGTCAAAGTCTCCACCACGGCCTGCTGGAACGCCAGCGCAATGTCGCAACGGGCTTGCTCGCTGTCGTCCCCGGCGCTGACGCATTGCTGCCAGGTGTTGAGGGCGAAGGTCTTGAGGCCACTGAAGCTGAAATCCAGCCCCGGGCGATCACACATCGGGCGTGGGAATGTGAAACGCCCTGCAACGCCTTTCTCCGCCAGCTTGGCGATTTCCGGCCCGCCCGGGTAATTGAGCCCCATCATTTTTGCGGTTTTGTCGAACGCTTCACCGGCGGCATCGTCGAGGGTCTCGCCGAGCAGGCTGTATTGGCCGATGCCATCGACCTGAACCAGCTGCGTATGACCACCGGAAACCAACAAAGCGACGAACGGAAACTCCGGCGGTTTTGGCTCCAGCATCGGCGCCAGCAAGTGGCCCTCCATGTGGTGCACACCGAGTGCCGGAATGCCCCAGGCAAACGCCAGCGCCTGAGCGCAGGAAGCACCGACCAGCAGCGCCCCGACCAGGCCGGGGCCTGCGGTATAGGCGATGGCGTCGATCTCTGTCGGCACGCAGTCGGCTTCGGCCAACACCTGACGAATCAAGGGCAGCATGCGTTTGACGTGGTCACGCGAGGCCAGCTCCGGCACCACACCGCCATAGACGCGGTGCAGATCGATCTGACTGAACAGCGCGTCGGCCAGCAGGCCGCGTTCGCTGTCGTATAATGCGACGCCGGTTTCGTCGCAGGAGGTTTCTAATCCCAGTACTAGCATGGGTTTGCGCCTTGTTTAGGCTGAATTCGAAGGCGCGCATAATAGTCGCCACGCGATGCCCCGACTAGCGGTTTTCGATCAGAGGCTTTGCATTCCGAGCGATGAGGGGTTAACATCCGCAACCCTTAAAAACCGACGTCTTCAAGTGCTCTTTTGCCGCGAGGATGTTGACCCCGGTAATGAATGAAGGTAGCTCTGGATGCCAGCCGTCAAAGTTAAAGAGAACGAACCCTTCGACGTAGCTCTGCGTCGTTTCAAGCGCTCCTGCGAAAAAGCCGGTGTACTGGCTGAAGTTCGTAGCCGCGAATTTTACGAGAAGCCAACTTCTGAGCGTAAGCGCAAAGCAGCAGCCGCTGTTAAGCGTCACGCCAAGAAAGTTCAGCGCGAACAGCGCCGCGCCGTTCGCCTGTACTAATACACAGACGTTCGTAGCAAGCTTCTTGCCTAAGCCCGGCCCTCAGCCGGGCTAATGGCATTTGCGTAAAACGCTTGATGCTTCACCGTCGAAGCCGCACATGCGACCGAGACAAATCTGCTTCACACGTCAGACCTGGCTTTTTTGCCAGCGGTGCACGTCTTTTCTGACGAGCCTTTCAAGGCTACTGACGAGCACACCCACTGATTCCTCTCACGACGATCAGCCCAAGGCACCTGCATGCGTGCCCGCTTTATTGAGCTATCCGAGGCCATTTATCGGCCGTCAGCGGATTCAGCGCAACACTTTCAAATAGTCGAAGACTGATAAGAACTAACGTCAGTGGATTTTCGGCAGATACACTTCCCGACAGCGATCACGCAAACGACACCGGTCGAGCCACCCATCACGTGCGCTTCACTCAAGACCTGCGTCCGGCCGCCCTTCGCATCGGACTCATTACTGCACAGACGAGAACGCCATGGCCGGGCTGATTCCCCAGAGCTTTATTGACGACCTCCTGAACCGCACCGACATCGTCGACGTGGTCAGCTCGCGCGTGCAACTGAAAAAGGCCGGCAAGAACTACACCGCCTGCTGCCCGTTCCATAAAGAGAAAACTCCGTCGTTCAGCGTCAGCCCCGACAAGCAGTTCTATTACTGCTTCGGTTGCGGCGCCGGCGGCAACGCCCTGGGCTTTCTCATGGACCACGACAACCTGGATTTCCCCCAGGCCGTCGAAGATCTGGCCAAAGCCGCCGGGATGGAGATCCCCCGCGAAGAAAGCGGCCGCCCGCACAAACCGCGGCAGCCGACCGATTCGCCGCTGTACCCGCTACTGACCGCCGCCGCCGACTTTTACCGGCAGGCACTCAAGAGCCATCCCGCGCGCAAAGCCGCCGTAGATTACCTCAAGGGCCGCGGACTGACCGGCGAGATCGCCCGAGACTTCGGCCTCGGCTTCGCGCCGCCGGGCTGGGACAACCTGTTCAAACACTTGAGCAGCGATACCCTGCAGCAGAAGGCCATGATCGACGCCGGCCTGCTGATCGAAAACGCCGAAACCGGCAAACGCTATGACCGCTTCCGCGACCGCGTGATGTTCCCGATCCGCGATACTCGCGGCCGGATCATCGCTTTCGGTGGCCGAGTACTGGGCGACGACAAACCGAAATACCTGAACTCGCCGGAAACCCCGGTCTTCCATAAAGGCCAGGAACTCTACGGCCTCTATGAAGCACGCAAGAACAACCGCAACCTCGACGAAATCATCGTCGTCGAGGGTTACATGGACGTCATCGCCCTCGCCCAGCAAGGCTTGCGCAATGCCGTCGCGACCCTGGGCACCGCGACCAGTGAAGAACACCTCAAGCGCCTGTTTCGCGTCGTGCCGAACGTTCTGTTCTGCTTCGACGGCGACCAGGCCGGCCGCAACGCCGCCTGGCGCGCGCTGGAAGCGACACTGCCGTGCCTGCAGGACGGGCGCCGCGCGCGTTTCCTGTTTCTGCCCGAAGGTGAAGACCCGGACACTCTGGTCCGCGCCGAAGGCACCGACGCCTTCAAGGCGCGCATCAATCAGCATGCGCAGCCGCTGGCGGACTATTTCTTCCAGCAACTGACCGAAGAAGCCGATCCGCGCTCGCTCGAGGGCAAGGCCCACATGGCCACCCTTGCTGCACCGTTGATCGACAAAGTGCCCGGGGCCAACCTGCGCATTCTGATGCGGCAGCGCCTGACCGAAATCACCGGCCTGAGCAGTGAAACCGTCAGTCAGCTCGCCCAGAGCGCCCCACAGGAAGCGCCGCCGGCCTACGATCCGGGCATCGATTACGACGCAATGCCGGACTACAGCGACTACCATCAGCCGCAGGCACAGGACATGTATGTGCCGCAGCAGGAGTGGACGCCGAAGAAACCCGGCGCCGGCGGCAAGAAATGGGACAAGAAACCCTGGGACAAGAACGGCAAGCGTGGCGGCGATCGCGATCAGCAACGCCCGCGCACGCCGATTGGCGTCGAATCACCGACCCTGACCGCCCTGCGAACCTTGCTTCACCACCCGCAACTGGCCGAGCGCGTCGAGGACGCCGGGCACATTGCGGACGAAAATCAGACCAACGCCCAGCTGCTTGTGGCGCTGCTCGAAGCCGTACAGAAGAATCCCAAGCTAAACTCATTTCAGTTGATCGCGCGATGGCACGGCACTGAACAGGGTCGCTTGCTCAAGGCGCTGGCGGAAAAGGAGTGGCTGATTGATGGAGAAAACCTTGAACAACAGTTTTTCGACACCATTACTAGCTTGTCAGCCCGTCAACGCGAGCGAAATCTGGAACAGTTGCTCAGAAAAGCGCGTCAAAGCGAACTGAGCGCCGAAGAGAAAAATCAACTGCGCGACCTTTTAAGTCGCAATGTTTCCGCATCAAACCCGACCTCAACTGGCGCGTGAGGTCATAGCTCAGGTATAATCCTCGGCTTGTTTTTTGCCCGCCAAGACCTTCAGTGGATAGGGTGTTATGTCCGGAAAAGCGCAACAGCAGTCTCGTATTATTGAGTTGATCAAACTGGGTCGTGAGCAGAAGTATCTGACTTACGCCGAGGTCAACGACCACCTGCCCGAGGATATTTCAGATCCGGAGCAGGTGGAAGACATCATCCGCATGATTAACGACATGGGGATCCCCGTACACGAGAGTGCTCCGGATGCGGACGCCCTTATGTTGGCCGACGCCGATACCGACGAGGCCGCTGCGGAAGAAGCAGCCGCTGCGTTGGCAGCGGTGGAGACCGATATCGGTCGCACCACTGACCCAGTGCGCATGTACATGCGTGAAATGGGTACGGTCGAGCTTCTGACTCGTGAAGGCGAAATCGAAATCGCCAAGCGTATCGAAGAGGGCATCCGTGAAGTGATGAGCGCTATTGCGCACTTCCCTGGCACGGTTGACCACATTCTCTCCGAGTACACTCGCGTCACCACCGAGGGCGGTCGCCTGTCCGACGTGCTGAGTGGTTATATCGATCCGGACGACGGCATTGCGCCGCCAGCCGCCGAAATACCGCCGCCGATCGATGCGAAAGCCGCCAAGGCTGACGACGACACCGACGACGATGACGCCGAATCTTCGGATGATGAAGAAGAAGCCGAAAGCGGTCCGGATCCGGTCATCGCTGCCCAGCGTTTTGGCGCTGTGTCCGATCAGATGGAAATCACCCGCAAGGCCCTGAAAAAGCACGGTCGCAACAACAAGGCAGCGATTGCCGAGTTGCTGGCACTGGCCGAGCTGTTCATGCCGATCAAACTGGTGCCGAAGCAATTCGAAGCCCTGGTCGAGCGTGTTCGCAGTGCCCTGGATCGTCTGCGTCAGCAAGAGCGCGCGATCATGCAACTGTGCGTACGTGATGCACGTATGCCACGCGCCGATTTCCTGCGTCAGTTCCCGGGCAACGAAGTCGACGAAAGCTGGTCCGACGCCCTGGCCAAAGGCAAGAGCAAATACGCCGAAGCCATTGGTCGTGTGCAGCCGGACATCATCCGTTGCCAGCAGAAGCTGATCGCGCTGGAAACCGAGACCGGCCTGACCATCGCAGAAATCAAGGACATCAACCGTCGCATGTCGATCGGTGAGGCCAAGGCCCGCCGCGCGAAGAAAGAGATGGTTGAAGCCAACTTGCGTCTGGTGATCTCGATCGCCAAGAAGTACACCAACCGCGGCCTGCAATTCCTCGATCTGATCCAGGAAGGCAACATCGGCCTGATGAAAGCGGTGGACAAGTTCGAATACCGTCGTGGTTACAAGTTCTCGACTTATGCCACCTGGTGGATCCGTCAAGCGATCACTCGCTCGATTGCCGACCAGGCCCGCACCATCCGTATTCCGGTGCACATGATCGAGACGATCAACAAGCTCAACCGCATTTCCCGTCAGATGCTGCAGGAAATGGGTCGCGAACCGACCCCGGAAGAGCTGGGCGAACGCATGGAAATGCCTGAGGACAAGATCCGCAAGGTATTGAAGATCGCTAAAGAGCCGATCTCCATGGAAACCCCGATCGGTGATGACGAAGACTCTCATCTGGGTGACTTCATCGAAGACTCGACCATGCAGTCGCCAATCGATGTAGCTACCGTTGAAAGCCTGAAAGAAGCGACCCGCGAAGTGCTGTCCGGCCTCACTGCCCGTGAAGCCAAGGTACTGCGCATGCGTTTCGGTATCGACATGAACACCGACCATACGCTCGAAGAAGTGGGCAAACAGTTTGACGTAACGCGTGAGCGGATCCGTCAGATCGAAGCCAAGGCGCTGCGCAAGCTACGCCACCCGACGCGAAGCGAGCATCTGCGCTCCTTCCTCGACGAGTGATACCAGAACCCCCGGCCCAGGCCGGGGGTTTTGTTTATAGGGCAGATTAAATCCCTCGCACCGCCCCTCCCCTGCATACCCCGTCTACACTCGAAGCAATGAATCCCGTGCCCTAACGAGACGGTTATGCCCAGACTGGCGCCCGTGCTTTTCTTGCTGTCACTGATGATCTGGACCGCAACGGCTAACGCGCTGACTCTGACCGATGAAGAACGTAGCTGGCTCGCGGCTCACCCGGACTTGCGCCTGGGTGTCGATGCCTCGTGGCCGCCGTTCGAGTTCCGCGATGAACAGAACCGCTATCAGGGCCTGGCCGCGGATTACATCGACGTGATCCGCCAGCGTCTGGCGGTCAAACTCACCCCGGTCGAGCCATCGAGCTGGACCGAAGTGCTGGCGCAGGTGAAAACCGGCAAGATCGACCTGCTGCC
Coding sequences within it:
- a CDS encoding YeaH/YhbH family protein translates to MSYVIDRRLNGKNKSTVNRQRFLRRYRDHIKKAVEEAVSRRSITDMEHGEQISIPGRDIDEPVLHHGRGGKQTVVHPGNKEFTAGEHIARPPGGGGGRGPGKAGNSGEGMDEFVFQITQEEFLEFMFEDLELPNLVKRNLSGTDTFKTVRAGISNEGNPSRINIIRTLRSAHARRIALSGSSRAKLREAKEELARLKREEPDNFGDIQELEAEIERLSARIHRVPFLDTFDLKYNLLVKQPNPSSKAVMFCLMDVSGSMTQATKDIAKRFFILLYLFLKRNYDKIDVVFIRHHTSAREVDEEEFFYSRETGGTIVSSALKLMQEIMAERYPSNEWNIYAAQASDGDNWNDDSPICRDILINQIMPFVQYYTYVEITPREHQALWYEYERIAEAFSDTFAQQQLVSAGDIYPVFRELFQRRLVT
- a CDS encoding SpoVR family protein: MTAKEQKRQPISTGSEWTFELIQAYDREIARIAAGYALDTYPNQIEVITAEQMMDAYASVGMPLGYHHWSYGKHFLSTEKSYSRGQMGLAYEIVINSDPCIAYLMEENTICMQALVVAHACYGHNSFFKGNYLFRTWTDASSIIDYLVFAKQYIMQCEERHGIDAVEDLLDSCHALMNYGVDRYKRPYPISAEEERRRQKDREEHMQKQINDLWRTIPKGADKYSDKDNARFPAEPQENILYFIEKHAPLLEPWQREIVRIVRKIAQYFYPQRQTQVMNEGWATFWHYTLMNDLYDEGLVTDGFMMEFLTSHTSVVFQPGFDSPYYSGINPYALGFAMYRDIRRMCENPTEEDRRWFPDIAGSDWLSSIKFAMSSFKDESFILQYLSPKVIRDLKLFSILDDDQKDDLLVPAIHDETGYRIIRETLAAQYNLGNREPNVQIYSIDRRGDRSLTLRHQQHDRKPLGDSTEEVLKHLHRLWGFDIHLETLQGDQIMKTHHVPPRNEHSEGDYGRLDLAVIHL
- a CDS encoding multifunctional CCA addition/repair protein encodes the protein MQIYKVGGAVRDRLLGLPVTDVDWVVVGATTEEMLAQGYRPVGADFPVFLHPKTGEEYALARTERKSGRGYGGFTFHASPEVSLEEDLIRRDLTINAMAEDGQQNLTDPYHGQRDLENRILRHVSPAFAEDPLRVLRVARFAARYAGLGFTVAPETLELMRQLSESGELQALTAERSWKEISRALMEDQPQVFIQVLRDCGALKVLMPEVDALFGVPQPEAHHPEIDSGIHTLSVLEQAARHKQPLTVRWACLLHDLGKGLTPEEEWPRHIAHEHKGLKLIKAVNERFKAPKDCQELALLVGQYHTHGHRALELKASTLLELLQSFDVYRRPQRFEEFIVACEMDARGRKGLEQRSYPQADYLRGAATVARGVAVQPLLEKGFKGPELGEALKRERLKALKAYKESR
- the folK gene encoding 2-amino-4-hydroxy-6-hydroxymethyldihydropteridine diphosphokinase, translated to MSLTQVYLGLGSNIERETHLRAGLDALATFLVDIRCSAVFESQPVGIKSGPFFNFVVSAFTDLPLMELDRRLKFIEADNGRYAPDRKGLPLDIDVLLYGDLTGNFDGLILPRAEILKNAFVLWPLSLIAPDRVHPGVGKSFAALWAEAQIDQVLAPVAFEWRGAQLTPPNLLILP
- the folB gene encoding dihydroneopterin aldolase, yielding MDRVFIEGLEVDTVIGAYDWERGIRQCLRLDLSFAWDNRPAAAGDDLTLALDYASVSTRIQAFAEQAQFQLVETFAERLVEVLMAEFKITWVRLKLTKPGAVPAAKGGVGVEIERGCR
- the plsY gene encoding glycerol-3-phosphate 1-O-acyltransferase PlsY, with amino-acid sequence MFWLLATLAYLLGSLSFAILLSRLTGNPDPRMSGSGNAGATNMLRLAGRKLAILTLLGDLCKGLVPVLIAAAVGLSLQDQAWIGVCAVIGHLFPLYFRFRGGKGVATAAGMLLGLYPPAALLAVCAWLLTFYLTRTSSLAALIATPLTLPLLAWQEPEALLPMSALTLLIVWRHRGNLRDLFAGRERHF
- the tsaD gene encoding tRNA (adenosine(37)-N6)-threonylcarbamoyltransferase complex transferase subunit TsaD; translated protein: MLVLGLETSCDETGVALYDSERGLLADALFSQIDLHRVYGGVVPELASRDHVKRMLPLIRQVLAEADCVPTEIDAIAYTAGPGLVGALLVGASCAQALAFAWGIPALGVHHMEGHLLAPMLEPKPPEFPFVALLVSGGHTQLVQVDGIGQYSLLGETLDDAAGEAFDKTAKMMGLNYPGGPEIAKLAEKGVAGRFTFPRPMCDRPGLDFSFSGLKTFALNTWQQCVSAGDDSEQARCDIALAFQQAVVETLTIKCKRALKQAGMKRLVIAGGVSANKALRVSLEKMLGDMKGDVFYARPEFCTDNGAMIAFAGCQRLQAGQQESLAISVQARWPMEQLSAL
- the rpsU gene encoding 30S ribosomal protein S21 codes for the protein MPAVKVKENEPFDVALRRFKRSCEKAGVLAEVRSREFYEKPTSERKRKAAAAVKRHAKKVQREQRRAVRLY
- the dnaG gene encoding DNA primase — its product is MAGLIPQSFIDDLLNRTDIVDVVSSRVQLKKAGKNYTACCPFHKEKTPSFSVSPDKQFYYCFGCGAGGNALGFLMDHDNLDFPQAVEDLAKAAGMEIPREESGRPHKPRQPTDSPLYPLLTAAADFYRQALKSHPARKAAVDYLKGRGLTGEIARDFGLGFAPPGWDNLFKHLSSDTLQQKAMIDAGLLIENAETGKRYDRFRDRVMFPIRDTRGRIIAFGGRVLGDDKPKYLNSPETPVFHKGQELYGLYEARKNNRNLDEIIVVEGYMDVIALAQQGLRNAVATLGTATSEEHLKRLFRVVPNVLFCFDGDQAGRNAAWRALEATLPCLQDGRRARFLFLPEGEDPDTLVRAEGTDAFKARINQHAQPLADYFFQQLTEEADPRSLEGKAHMATLAAPLIDKVPGANLRILMRQRLTEITGLSSETVSQLAQSAPQEAPPAYDPGIDYDAMPDYSDYHQPQAQDMYVPQQEWTPKKPGAGGKKWDKKPWDKNGKRGGDRDQQRPRTPIGVESPTLTALRTLLHHPQLAERVEDAGHIADENQTNAQLLVALLEAVQKNPKLNSFQLIARWHGTEQGRLLKALAEKEWLIDGENLEQQFFDTITSLSARQRERNLEQLLRKARQSELSAEEKNQLRDLLSRNVSASNPTSTGA